TATTCTACACTATTGTTAAGTCAGTGTCAGTTCTTCAGCACACTTTTTCACTACACATAAAATGCATCATCTCATTTAAAAATCCttcatctcatttaaaaaaatggcaagCCATTCAAGTTTTCTGATGGGTGTTCAAAGAGTCAGACAATACTGCCACTCTAGTATTCTAGAATATtcccagaataaaaaaaagtttcacagGCAgggattatttaaaattattatcaatattattatttcctaAATGATGTTCTCAGGAGAACAAAGAATATCAATACAAACCGAAAAACTGAACAGGGGAATAACTTGCTAATTGTTTCTTTACAATGAGAAATCAAGCAGATGCACAATCCAATACATtcaaattgggaaaaaaaccTACTTCATTATCATTTAGGTTTATATGTCAATTGAGAATTCATTACTGATAGTACCAGTCTAAAAATGACCACTGCTTTATTGTGGCTTTGTATGCATGTAAACAAATGATGTAACATATGTCAGACCTAGCCCTATGTGCTTCTAAGGAATTTAAATAGCCTAAATATTCACCAGTGCAGAGATGACTGATTAATGCAAGAATCAGCCATCACTGCCAAGTCTATATCAATGACCTCTGGACAGTGATGGCAGCAAGTTTCTGATCTATAGCAAATCTGGTAAAAGATATGCACATTTTCTCCAAGCTGTTAAAGACACAGAACCTTAAATAAGACTGGACTGGTTATAAGGGAGCTAATTAACACAACAGGAATTCACTTTGAGAGAGGACTTGATAAAGCTCACACCCCcagcctcacacacagaaatgaaacactCCCTGCATTTTATTGTGGTCACAAGAAATATCAGCTGCATATTATGATATAGGAAAGTGTGCATATATAGTGAGGAGGATGGACTCCACAGCAGGTTTTGAATTTAGGGCGTGACAGTGCAGCTCAGTATCCCTTGGCTAGTCTATGTATTCAAATCTGAGGTTCAAAAAAACTTTAAGGCTATACATGGATTGGGGCttttaaatacatgcaaataatGTAATGAGATATTGTGGCAGTGGAACACTGCAACTTTATAATCTGCAACGCACAGAAACAGAATCAATTGGACTGCAGCACTGCCACTGCAACTTCTGGCTTATCAGGGCTGATTTATCACGGGTTAAAGACCCCATCAATCAAGCAGTTCTTGGTATATTGCATAGACTCGGTTTTCAACAtcaatattttccttatttacaGCTGTGTACTTCGTAAATGTAGTAGTAATTGTTAACAGATACGAGTGCGCCTGAGAAACAACTGACGAACCATATGGACTGTTAAAGGTGAATAATTTTCGTGTGAAGCAGgcaattatttttacataactGGTTAGGACGCATTCCTTTCAAAATACCAGAAAAGGTTATCTACATTGAACTATCATGCTAGCTGGCTAGGTAAGCATTCAcgatgaaatgttttgtttaaattacccATGAACCAGCCACCAACGTATACACAACATATCGATATAGGGCTAATATGGGATAATTGACCTCAAGACAAGCTTATCAACATCTATCTAAACTGATTAAATGACAGTGGAATAGGCAGCAATCGAAGCATCTGCCATCTAATGTGCTAGGTACCTAAATTCACGTACAGCGTAAGCTATTTGGTAAACGCAGCTAAGCTAACGCGTAACACAGCAACTGTTCTTGTAGTAGTAGCATAGACTGATAGCAAGCGTAAATGTTAATTAGCTAACTCTAAACTGGCTAGCTACATTACCCATCAAACTAAACGACAAGTCGCAGGTCACCCAGAGCAAGTTAGCTGAGGTTACCTATCATCAAGGTGGTGAAAAAAGATGTAGACGGACAAATGACCAATATACAGctagtttcatttaaaaagcttcCAATTTATCCAGCGCTCTTGAATGAATCTGTTTTACGTTGTTAGGTCAGATAACAAGTACATTGCTAACTTAACTGGCTTCCAACAGTTTTGTCAACGGAAAGCCAGCAAAAATGCAGAGCTTTCTAATGCATCTGACCAAGCACTGGCACTTCTCGCCACTGTCAAACGTTTGCTAGCTAATTAGCTACCAAGTTACAGTATCATAACGTCAATAGTACCGCCTAGAGAAACTTGCTACCGTAGCTATCCATATTAATGACTCAATTAGGTTTATTGGCATTGGCGTAAAAATCTAACGTTAATTGTATCACACCCACCCTTTGCCTGGATGACGATGGTGCGTTTGCGCACTGCCCAGAAACTGTTTGTTGCAGCCCGGGAAGTGTATCCCTCTAGCCTCGTGCCTACTTGTATCAACGACACACACACCGTAAGCAGGACTCTTTTCCAAAAAAGTAACGTCTCCTCTTTTCCGATTAAAACAGATGGGATTTGGCTATTTAAGACGTGATTTACATAGTTACTTTCGTTGCAGATTTAAGATGTTTTCATATTGAAGAGCCAAAGTGTTAGCTTATTAGCCAACTGGCTCCCCTTGCTCAAAACGTCGGCGCTGTTCGTTCATCGCCCTTCTGTAATATCTGGCAAATTCTGGCCAATTAAACGAAGGAGAACAGGAAGTCTGATGTGCTCCAGAGGCGAGACTTCCTGCGGTCGTCTCCATATGAAGCGCAAGACATACCTACACAGCTCAATGTACTGTATTCCCACTTCTCACGAACTAACCATGTTTACTTGAGCGCATCAATGGGATTACTTGGATATTGCTGTTCACGCTTTCATTCAAAACGGCAGTGGCATAACAATGAAAGAGAATCCAAAGTATAAATTCTACTTTTCTTGCCAGAATAAATCATTAGGCctatcttattttaaaaagcgaATGGCCTATTCTAGGCTACAAATATGTAActtaatataaatgttaaattataaacattaacagaattaaaacatattttccttACATTTGTAGTAAAGTACCAAGTACCAtaagtaattatttaatttaaattggtAGAAAGATATGGTATAACATTTGCGTAATTTTAAGCActgatattaaattattttcacataaGTAACCACTAGATGGCAAAAGTGCTCTGCAGAAGCCTAGGTTTAACCTAAAGTACCAAATTCTGTGACCTTAACAAATGTATAATTGAGCACAGAAAAAGCATTCTTTTTCATGGCAGGGATATTGTGATAAATAATACTTATATAGGTTATGTATGTTAATGTAAAAGCAATGGTTCCAAGTGCAAGAAAAGAGTGGCAGAAGTTTGACATCTATGTTGATGATAACAATGGTGAAGATGAAACCACTGAACAATTTACAGATTCTTCACTTCACAGAAATTAGAGGATTggactgtgtttgagtgtacgcatgtgcgtttgtgtatctATGTTTGACTACAAAGGCTTGACTGTGTTCATGcttttatgcatttgtgtgtttaataCACCCAGGATCCTAATTTGTGGCTCTTTCTCAGAAGAGCTCATCTGGCCActatgaaaggaaaaaaatctagACGTTTGTGGGGTCAATGCTCAGTTTTAACTCACACTGAAAATATTCACAGACATTGAGGGTGAGTATGAAGActgttgtgtttcttttgtcTGGAAACCCCAGGAGCCACAGCCAGAGattaaccattttatttcatttttaatgtgcagCATTGGAGGGAATAGATTGAATGAGAGCATTGGTCTTGTTTGCCATCCTCTGGACAAGCACTCTTTATAGCTGGGTTATAGCCATGCACATGcaccccttttcttttctttctctccgtcATTATGCAACTACTGTCACGTGTCTGTTGAGACAAATCCAGCGCACAGAGGAAACAGATTCAGGCTTGCCTCTTATTTCTGTAGTGTTTTGGTCCACAGGGAAATAATCCCATTGAGTTTATTTCAAGCTCAATGATGTGCTTGAATCTGATTCCTGTGTGCTGGATTTtcaggagaaaggagaaagacTTGCTGCTATGTATTTACTATTCAAATGCACTCAAGATTGCATTTGCAGGAATTCTGTTACTGCCGTAGCTGTGGAAATCTTCATGCACACTGCATGAAGTGAACGGCTTCAATGATATTGgtaaaaataattcacccaACAGTTGCACCACAAATCTCACCGTAGTTAAGGGCAGTCTAccaagaaattaaataatgcaaaatgtatttagcGCAAAAAAAGTGTACAGAATCGAATAATATGTAGTAGGGCATAGAATTTATTTTAGCCAGATGTACTGAGTGTACAACCTTCCtactaaaacaagaaaaacataaatCTATTATTGCGAAATAGTCTGGGAGTGCTGTACACCCCGccctcacattttaaaaagaaagagtcAGGGTAGGCTTAGCCATTTGGGGAGATTCAGGCAGGGTTTTCCCATCCTGTTCATGGTCTGCAACGAATTACCTATGAACTTTTGGCGTGCGTAAAATCGCCGTGTTGGGCTAACATGACCTTTAGGTATCCTTGtttctgaaggtttttttttttcgtaaacCATACGCTTTTGATAAACGCGTCTTTCTGTTAAGGAGACAATACAGATAAAGTATTACGCTAGATTGGTACATTCTTCGGTTCAACAATGTTCAGAAGCGCGCGTCTGACGTTCTGTCTTATTATTCTCGTGCATTACTCACTCCAAGAAACTCCCAAGAAAAAGAATGGCAAGAAAGGTATGTACAGCTGAtaggctgtttcttttttcaattaataCAAATTTGCTGACAGTTGAACATAACAATAACAACTGTCGAATTGATAGTTGATACTAAGCGTCTCGTTACGTGAGGCCAGATACAGTCTTCTAAACGTTTATGCTTCACAAggacagaaaatatgaaaacgcAACCTTTTCTTTGAAAACGAACGATTAAGGAAAACATTACAACATtgataattcataattaaaatcaaatagcTCATAGAACGTACAAATATCGTGTTCAAAGAGCAGGTGTTATGTGGATGGGATCATTTTACACGCcagtatgaataaaaatatacaggGTACATGTGTAATACATGTGATCCGGATTCCATCCAGAACATTTCTTCCGGATCCACGAAGGTAATGATAAGATTTTCCTATATTGCACTAAATCCAGTATGGATGAAACTGATTATTCATGGgaacatttaaattcaatatTGTGTTTAGTTCTCTGATACCAGCTTTGGTCTGATATTTCCATTTTGCTACGTGAAGTTGACTATGTTGATCTGTGTTCATCTGGCCAAACATTTTGCAAGTAAATGCACTTCAAATTGACCGTTGTCCCAGATGCAGTAATATCTATTCGGATGCGTTTAAATCTAACCATAAACATTTGATGCTTCATCCAGATGGTGGAAACGCGGCCGCTATCGAGGAACTAAAGAAACAGATAGAAAACATTGTACAGGAGCTGAACCTACTGAAAGAGCAACAAGCTCTGCAAACAGGTAGACAGTTTtgaaatttttgttttggtctGAAAATCCCATGggaataatagtaataataatactaacaacagcagaagcaacaacaacaaccgtaataataatatttacagagTGGCAATGACTGTTCCTCTTTTGCAGTCTACTTGTGTCTTTTAATATTTGGAGCTACACTCAACCATCATGTAATATACCAGTAATGTCAGCCAGGATTAGTAGTTATGATTTCTAGAGGCAGGGATTCATTTCCTATTACATGTTCAACTGGTTTTAAAGTATGTAGAATGCAAGGAGCAGGGGGTTGTAGTATATCTCTTTCATCACAGACCTTGAAGCTAGCAGCTATAATGTCTTCCAGATAGGCCCTGTTTGAAAATAAGGATTCCCGAGGACATAGACAATATTTAGAATGTAGACAGGTGTTCCATATCACTCAAAATACTTATTATTATAGAGCACCATCTGGACTCCAGTTGTAGGTGTACTGAAACCTTAAACAAGATGTCTTGTTTAGGTCTGAAGAGCTCATGGGATGTCTTGTCTGGTTTGTCTTTGTTAGACatcattactgttattgttaGAGATATATTGCAAAAATTGCATAGTTTGTTCCCTCTCCATGGAGTGTAACAGCTGATTTTTAGTGTTCAAGTCGCAGTATACGCCTGCACAAACTTAAAGTTTTGGATGCTTACTCAGACCTCTTTCAAAATTACCTGAATCACCCTGTTTctttctgtgctgctgttctaCTCAGTCTGTCTGAAAGGAACCAAGATCCATGGCAAGTGCTACCTGGCTGATGACACAAAGAAACGCTACCATGCTGCGAGCGAAGACTGCATTGCCAAGGGGGGCACCCTGAGTACCCCACTGACCGGGGACGAGAATGACCAGCTGTACGAGTATGTGCGCCGGAGCGTGGGGCCCGAGGAGCAGGTGTGGCTGGGCATTAATGACATCCTGACCGAGGGGAGCTGGCTGGATCAGGCCAGTGCCACTGTGCGCTACAAGAACTGGGAAACGGAGATTACCCACCAGCCTGACGGAGAGCGCAACCagaactgtgctgtgctgtccaCCACCGCCAACGGGAAGTGGTTTGATGAGAGCTGCCGCGCTGAGAAAGCTTCTGTTTGCGAATTCAACATCGTCTAAGAGCCAGAGTTCTTTGATTTGTCGCCCGGTGGCAAAATATGGCCTGCCATACATCTACATACGCGTACATGCATGCCATACAGGCACTTTGATTACCAAAAGAATTACTATTCAGATGCAGTCCATGTATCAAATAATTGTGACTTCAGAATAAGAAGTAATTGctacaaatattttgtttagaaAGGACTGTACCAAGTTCAATGCAACTTATTCATATGTATAGCCTATAAATAGTTAATAGGACATCTCTGGACCCTGTGCACAGTTTTTTAAAGGAGAGGAGATAGTCTGCTGTCCTTAGGCATTTtccactttattcagacaggggacAAGCGAAGAGGGATCACCATACAGAAAGTGCCATAGTAGGTAATGTAACCACTGATCACACAGGAGTTGCATGTGAGTTGAGAGTTGGCTGCCCTACAGACTGCCACATCTCACCAGTGcacaccatttttaaaaagattatcaCATATGAGATTTAGGAATCGGAAGAACTAAAGAATCCTGCTTTAGATTTTAATCCATATATACTGTAGAACACgtgttttacatatattttatcgTTATATAATTTAGTTCTTTAATTTAGTATTATATCATAGTAACTATAGTTTATTTTATAGGGCTGGCCAAAAATAGATAGGCCTAAACTTTCCATGGTTTCTAATTTCTACAGGGCTACACAGGgatctgctaaatgtaaaaagttttatttatgctGATCTtcagtttatgtttttgttccatTGTGTGACTGCAGTTTAAAACATTGTGTTTCATAAGAATGGCTATGAAAGGTAAATGGAACTTTCTAGTATTAAGTACTCACCATCGATCACTAATCTGAGTTAGTTTAGGTTAATAATAGACATCCTGTTTAGTTTTGGTCAGTAATAGACATGCTGTGTCAACCATATTACAAGATTTAACAACAGAGCAACAAATGAGCTGATTCATTTGAAAAGTATGGAACAATACAGCTAAAGATTTAAAGGTGAACATCActactttcttattttaaagaaCAATTCCAGCTTATTTATGTAGGCTCAAGTTAGATGCTGGTGAGTACAGTGCTTACACTCTATATGCATTTAGATTTTCTACAGTATATTTTGTGGTCATTCATTTTACACTTTCATATTGACATTAATGTGGaatatttcagatttcattattagttacatttgagaaaaaatatCTCCCTGATGTTAGActagaaaaatattaatttcttaaataattaaaaccttTAAACTGCTCAACAgcctttaattttattattattgtgtggaTAATAGCACACAGATTTTATGTCCTATTGGAATGCTACTACTGGGGGGTTTGGTGTTCATCTACTTCTTACATTTATGTGAcagcttattaaaaaaatttagttttattttccaaatattgCTGATGTGTTATTGGATCTCAAAAGTAAACAGCCTTGATCAACTGTAACTGGAATTCTTAATATATGAGCACCCCTATTATGTGCTTTTTGTGATAAAAACATTACCTGATATTTAAGCTAAATGATAAAAGATCAAAAGTTAGCTCTTCATCTGACTGAAAGCTCTTCCCAACTTGCCCCCATGTGCAGCAAAATTTTCAGGCCAAAAGTTCAGGCCAAGAAAGTTCATAAGGCACATTTGTAGCAATCTTGGCAAAGGTTGACACGATTACAAGTAAATTACACGATCTTTCATTAACTTTACCTTTCTGCTAATCATAGAATGGGTCAATTGGTCAATCTAGCGATGTCGTTGTTGAATTTGACCACTACTAAACCTTAGTTTACATACAGTGGGGTCGATTcaagccatttatttattttaaagtaaaattatgtttatttattctagCCAACAAAAATCACAAAGGTTAATCCTGTTTCCACACATGCcaaaatttaaaacacattctttttttaataagatttttatataaaaatacactaatGTCCAGTAAAACATgtattaaaattacattacataaatatttcacagcaataaaacacagaaaagctAACTTTCCTCATTGTGAGCATACTGAACTTGGTTCCGTTGTGTTTGCATCAAAGGGGTGAAATGCAGACATTTCCTACATACCATGAGCTTCGGTCAAAGGGGTGACCTTTGCTTGCTTTTGTGATTTCATATGTCAAGACAGGGTGGATTTCAAATGGGATATAGTAGTTAGCCAGATACATTTCAGAACTTATTTTATAGAAAGAAATATGATTGGATAAAAGCCTAGGTAacttcaaaatatttcacaaagtcAGCCAGCTAACTCCTTAACCTGCTTGTGAAATACCCCCATATGATAACCTTTCCTTAAAAACACATTGAATCGGGAAGCAAGAAAACATCTCATTCTTGGCCTTCATATAAAGCTCAATAGCACACACTACATTCCTGTAAATAACAAATGACTTGTTAGTGAGTTTGAAATCTCATCATAAAGTTGAATCAAGTCctattgaaatataaaaatctattgccagt
This window of the Anguilla anguilla isolate fAngAng1 chromosome 1, fAngAng1.pri, whole genome shotgun sequence genome carries:
- the clec3ba gene encoding tetranectin, whose amino-acid sequence is MFRSARLTFCLIILVHYSLQETPKKKNGKKDGGNAAAIEELKKQIENIVQELNLLKEQQALQTVCLKGTKIHGKCYLADDTKKRYHAASEDCIAKGGTLSTPLTGDENDQLYEYVRRSVGPEEQVWLGINDILTEGSWLDQASATVRYKNWETEITHQPDGERNQNCAVLSTTANGKWFDESCRAEKASVCEFNIV